The following proteins are co-located in the Gigantopelta aegis isolate Gae_Host chromosome 5, Gae_host_genome, whole genome shotgun sequence genome:
- the LOC121372981 gene encoding atrial natriuretic peptide receptor 3-like yields MSSKTFTLHCIFVLCLVSLSEEKLKKVKIGVILPMTGNHPWTIPQCGPAIEYAIDTIRKTPNFLRNYRIKVSYKDSQCSQVAAPHAAIDFYVEKAAHVFIGPACKYAVAPVARFSFKWRIPVITAGALVSAFKDKGEYKLLTRILGSYAKAGSFVMEILNHWHWKAVGMIFNDIVGDNSNAGKSNCFFTLEPIYKALASMHGKKPWHLNFDESKTTVADYESFLQTASRNARTNQRMRHILSSATVRM; encoded by the coding sequence ATGTCAAGCAAAACGTTTACACTGCACTGCATTTTCGTGTTGTGTCTGGTTTCTCTGTCAGAAGAAAAGTTAAAGAAGGTGAAAATCGGCGTCATTTTGCCTATGACGGGGAACCATCCTTGGACCATACCTCAATGCGGACCGGCCATCGAATACGCCATCGACACAATCCGGAAAACCCCGAATTTTTTACGGAACTACCGCATCAAAGTTAGCTACAAAGACTCCCAGTGCTCACAAGTGGCGGCGCCACACGCCGCAATCGACTTCTACGTTGAAAAAGCGGCGCACGTCTTCATCGGTCCGGCGTGCAAGTATGCCGTGGCGCCCGTGGCCCGGTTTTCGTTCAAGTGGAGGATCCCAGTGATCACGGCTGGGGCGCTGGTCTCCGCCTTCAAGGACAAGGGGGAGTACAAACTGTTAACCCGAATTCTTGGCTCGTATGCCAAAGCCGGGTCGTTTGTGATGGAGATTCTAAACCACTGGCACTGGAAGGCCGTGGGCATGATATTCAATGACATCGTTGGCGATAACTCGAACGCCGGTAAAAGCAACTGTTTCTTCACGCTCGAGCCCATCTACAAGGCACTGGCCAGCATGCACGGCAAGAAACCGTGGCATCTGAACTTTGACGAGTCGAAGACCACGGTTGCCGATTACGAATCGTTCCTGCAGACAGCGTCAAGGAACGCTCGCA